In a single window of the Anguilla rostrata isolate EN2019 chromosome 6, ASM1855537v3, whole genome shotgun sequence genome:
- the gng12a gene encoding guanine nucleotide-binding protein G(I)/G(S)/G(O) subunit gamma-12a, which yields MSSNMPSSNSIVQARRTVMQLRMEASMNRIKVSNASADLMRYCGENAKYDPLLMGIHPSENPFKDKKPCTIL from the exons ATGTCCTCTAATATGCCGAGCTCTAACAGCATAGTGCAGGCACGGAGGACGGTGATGCAGCTGAGGATGGAGGCTAGCATGAATAGGATAAAG GTGTCCAACGCATCAGCAGACCTCATGCGCTACTGTGGAGAAAACGCCAAGTACGACCCCTTGCTCATGGGCATCCATCCGTCAGAAAACCCCTTCAAGGACAAAAAGCCCTGCACAATATTGTAG
- the gadd45aa gene encoding growth arrest and DNA-damage-inducible, alpha, a yields the protein MCNMTFEELSGDHSVERMDSVARALEEVLSSALPQGCITVGVYEAAKSLNVDPDNVVLCLLATDEEDVKDVALQIHFTLIQAFCCENDINILRVNNMRRLAEILGGQKQGGEPMDLHCILVTTPHSSAWKDPALSKLNRFCRESRCLDQWVPVINLPER from the exons ATGTGCAACATGACTTTTGAGGAACTAAGTGGAGATCATTCAGTTGAAAG gatGGATTCAGTGGCTAGAGCCTTGGAGGAGGTCCTCAGTTCTGCCTTACCTCAGGGATGCATTACAGTTGGAGTTTACGAAGCGGCCAAATCACTAAATGT GGATCCGGATAACGTGGTACTTTGCCTCCTGGCTACCGACGAGGAGGACGTCAAGGACGTTGCTCTTCAGATCCATTTTACCCTGATTCAGGCGTTCTGCTGCGAGAATGACATTAACATACTGCGTGTGAACAACATGAGGCGTCTGGCGGAGATCCTTGGTGGGCAGAAACAAGGCGGAGAACCAATGGATTTACACTGCATCTTAGTCACG ACCCCGCACTCGTCTGCGTGGAAAGACCCGGCGCTGAGCAAGCTGAACAGGTTCTGCAGGGAGAGCCGCTGCCTGGATCAGTGGGTCCCGGTCATCAACCTCCCCGAGCGATGA
- the LOC135258356 gene encoding zinc finger protein 501-like, which yields MLGGAVGLTYGSVSRVSAIGEEGEDSPPAGTESTASSSYSGSDSDTGQWSSPKMGQERAVGASARLPCAPPPIPATAGPTAQEERDQRDAGSRQPTGEELSEEDAAYTWSADPATLPQKAAELALAERPTGASIVPAMKKAGAEGETENRPHKCPECCWAFKRASNLQSHMETHRGLKPHVCELCGKAYTHQGTLQQHKRLHTGERPYHCPHCDRTYVWSSDFRKHIRSHTGEKPYACGACGKDFARSSDLRKHERNIHANNKPYPCPQCGKTFNKPLSLLRHQRSHLGDRPFRCPDCGKDFAVASRMVEHQKTHSGVRPYSCPVCLKCFSRASGLAEHQALHSGLRPFRCSQCGGAFARASRLARHQHVHTGERPYECPGCGLSFAHSATLRRHQQRHCSERDSLRAGTAAHREPAQCSAVNSQSHYDLTLPNQTDHCPGQGELPPADSVPSSSSSSDCSEQTDL from the coding sequence atgctgggagggGCTGTCGGTTTGACGTACGGAAGCGTCTCCCGAGTCAGCGCTAttggagaggaaggggaagatTCCCCACCTGCCGGTACGGAGAGCACGGCATCCTCAAGTTATTCTGGCAGTGACTCGGACACCGGGCAGTGGTCCAGCCCAAAGATGGGCCAGGAGAGGGCCGTGGGCGCCTCTGCCCGCCTCCCGTGCGCCCCGCCACCCATCCCGGCTACTGCTGGGCCCACAGCTCAGGAGGAGAGGGACCAGCGCGATGCTGGCAGCAGGCAGCCAACAGGGGAAGAGCTCTCGGAAGAAGACGCGGCCTACACCTGGAGTGCCGATCCAGCGACACTCCCGCAGAAGGCCGCAGAGTTGGCTCTAGCAGAAAGGCCGACAGGGGCCTCAATTGTCCCCGCGATGAAGAAGGCCGGAGCCGAAGGAGAAACAGAGAACAGGCCCCACAAGTGCCCGGAGTGCTGCTGGGCTTTCAAGAGGGCCAGCAACCTCCAGAGCCACATGGAGACGCACAGGGGCCTTAAGCCTCACGTGTGCGAGCTGTGCGGCAAGGCCTACACCCACCAGGGCACCCTCCAGCAGCACAAGCGGCTGCACACGGGCGAGCGGCCCTACCACTGCCCCCACTGCGACCGCACCTATGTCTGGTCCTCGGACTTCCGCAAGCACATCCGCTCGCACACGGGCGAGAAGCCCTACGCGTGCGGGGCCTGCGGCAAGGACTTTGCCCGCTCCTCCGACCTGCGCAAGCACGAGCGCAACATCCACGCCAACAACAAGCCCTACCCGTGCCCGCAGTGCGGCAAGACCTTCAACAAGCCCCTGTCCCTGCTCCGCCACCAGCGCTCGCACCTCGGGGACCGGCCCTTCCGCTGCCCCGACTGCGGGAAGGACTTCGCCGTGGCCAGCCGCATGGTGGAGCACCAGAAGACCCACAGCGGGGTGCGGCCCTACTCCTGCCCCGTCTGCCTgaagtgcttcagcagagcctCCGGCCTGGCGGAGCACCAGGCGCTGCACTCCGGCCTGCGGCCCTTCCGCTGCTCCCAGTGCGGCGGCGCCTTCGCCCGGGCCTCCCGCCTGGCCCGGCACCAGCACGTCCACACTGGCGAGCGGCCCTACGAGTGCCCGGGCTGCGGGCTCAGCTTCGCCCACTCCGCCACACTCCGGCGCCACCAGCAGAGGCACTGCAGCGAAAGGGACTCTCTCCGCGCTGGCACCGCCGCCCACCGGGAGCCTGCCCAGTGCTCAGCGGTCAACTCCCAGTCTCACTATGACCTCACTCTGCCAAACCAGACAGACCACTGCCCGGGCCAAGGAGAGCTCCCTCCAGCAGACAGCGTGCCGTCGTCAAGCTCTTCCTCAGACTGCTCGGAGCAGACCGACCTTTGA